In the Daphnia pulicaria isolate SC F1-1A chromosome 2, SC_F0-13Bv2, whole genome shotgun sequence genome, one interval contains:
- the LOC124327120 gene encoding protein fem-1 homolog C-like: MGSKKKAEEDVICDEHLNAPKKRKINEMIDSLLLEVENKNVAYLKYFVEQDQTGNFPLSEQWRLVFIPALSDTTISDQIFHILKKKYPDIDLMKKEEKTKNPDCIILPQHADTEQLIEVLELVGAACVFYGNLSDRRYGWSCWYKATNLREGNAIPKPTLPQSETQKLAMRKKLEFQTVQELEGLLRQRRTHWATQAIFTCLRISKKCDSFPNRFIVYNVFKFALQGWGDRNVPLPRAFAMSLQLFELFGRTKFFDVLVKNETDLEDVVQSTLTEFFNTLRDPQRIQTELATVLTFDRLMTSLVFSFVYQVKVHKKARTDQIKIKDYTIKSKADKLEEISQLILVILKLLVSIPKSKAEKQQLKSKLALYINIFELKRVSQKPNSLLLRACTSHQGTPNEFKLIKLLLKAGADPNAVDQQRCSPLHLLAKSEHLSSRMWDDPSYSTRAENFTAIVRVIFDGRFHQDQVNLSGQSALECLKPLSSYPDAELSRLVGNFSQGVRPLSCIAAKESTPL, encoded by the coding sequence atgggatcaaaaaagaaagcagaGGAAGATGTTATATGTGATGAACATTTGAATGCCCCTAAGAAAAGGAAGATCAATGAAATGATTGACTCTCTTCTGCTTGAAGTAGAAAACAAGAATGTGGCTTACTTAAAGTATTTTGTCGAACAAGACCAAACTGGCAACTTCCCGTTGAGTGAACAGTGGAGATTAGTATTCATTCCTGCCCTATCTGACACCACTATTTCAGACCAGATCTTTCATATCCTCAAGAAAAAGTACCCAGACATCGACctcatgaaaaaagaagagaagacaaAAAACCCAGATTGTATAATTCTACCACAACACGCTGATACAGAGCAGCTCATTGAAGTACTGGAGCTGGTCGGCGCTGCGTGTGTTTTTTATGGGAATCTCAGTGATCGAAGATACGGCTGGAGCTGCTGGTATAAAGCCACGAATCTGCGAGAAGGCAATGCCATTCCGAAACCTACTCTACCCCAATCTGAAACCCAAAAACTTGCTATgaggaaaaaacttgaattccAAACTGTTCAAGAATTGGAAGGATTGCTTCGGCAGAGGCGAACGCACTGGGCGACTCAAGCAATCTTCACTTGTCTACGTATTTCGAAGAAGTGTGACTCGTTTCCGAATAGATTCATCGTCTACAATGTGTTCAAATTCGCTCTTCAAGGATGGGGGGACCGGAATGTGCCCCTTCCCCGCGCTTTCGCCATGTCCCTCCAGCTTTTTGAGCTCTTTGggagaacaaaattttttgatgtattagtaaaaaatgaaaccgACTTGGAAGATGTTGTTCAGTCAACTTTAACCGAATTCTTCAACACCCTGAGGGACCCACAACGGATTCAAACTGAACTGGCTACAGTATTGACATTCGACCGTTTGATGACTTCTctggttttctctttcgtatACCAAGTGAAAGTTCACAAAAAAGCTCGAActgatcaaatcaaaatcaaagattATACGATCAAATCAAAAGCCGACAAGCTTGAAGAAATTTCACAGCTGATTCTTGTTATTCTCAAACTACTGGTGTCAATTCCGAAATCGAAGGCTGAAAAGCAACAATTGAAGAGCAAGCTAGCCCTCTACATAAATATCTTTGAACTCAAGCGGGTATCTCAAAAACCAAACAGTCTCTTGCTTCGAGCATGCACGTCGCACCAAGGAACACCCAACGAGTTCAAGCTTATCAAGTTGTTGCTGAAAGCAGGAGCGGATCCCAACGCTGTAGATCAACAACGCTGCAGCCCTCTTCATCTGCTGGCAAAAAGTGAACATCTCTCCTCTCGTATGTGGGACGATCCTTCGTATTCTACTCGTGCTGAAAACTTCACTGCCATCGTTCGAGTTATCTTTGATGGAAGATTCCATCAAGATCAAGTCAATCTAAGTGGCCAATCAGCATTGGAGTGTCTAAAACCTCTTTCGAGCTATCCAGACGCTGAGTTAAGCCGACTGGTAGGCAATTTCTCGCAGGGTGTTCGTCCGTTATCTTGCATCGCAGCGAAAGAATCAACTCCCCTGTGA